The segment GAAGCGCAGGTCTCCGGGCGCCTGGCCCGCTCGCCGCGATCGGCCGAAGGCCGGCGCCCGTCCCGTTCGTTCGGGCGAGGTTCAGCTTGGCCATGCTGTGTTCGGCCCATCCGGGAACGGATACGAAGGGAACGGACTGGCAATTTCCACCCTTCGGGAGGCGCTCCTTCGGGGTTCCCTTTCCCCGGGGAGCGTGTTCCCCCGGCGGCGTCTTTGCCGATGGCATTCCCTTGGCCCCCTTTTGGTCATCCCGGCGAAAGCCGGGATCTCACTTCTCTACGTCCCTCGTCTCCTGGAGACCGGAAAAGGCAGGGAGATCCCGGCTTTCGCCGGGATGACGGTGTGGGTGATGCCGCCGCCGCTACGCTCCAGCTTGAGCCGCCCCCGCTTTTGTGGAATGGCGCGCCGATGCCGGAGGCGCCCCTTCTTTCCCGCGAGCGGATCGTGCTGCTCGGCCAGCTCGTCCGCTATGCGGTCACCGGGGTGTTCGCCTCGCTCGTCAATATCGGCATCTATCACCTGCTGGTGAAGCTGGCCGGCTTCGATCCCAACCTCGCCTGGACCTTCGGCTTCGTCGGCGCGGCGACCACCGGCTATGTCGTCCACGGGCAGTGGAGCTTTCGCGGCCATGGCGGGCGCGACCGGCAGGGGGTGCGGATCGCGCGCTTCGCGATCGTCTCGCTGATCAGCTTCGCGCTCAACAGCCTGTGGGTGTGGCTGCTCGTCCAGCATATGGACCTTCCGATCTGGTCGCCCTATCCGCTGGTGCTGGGCGTGACGCCGCTCCTGGTCTTCTGGCTGAACCGCCAATGGGTGTTCGAATGAGCGAGACGCTGCCGGTTCCCCTGCTCTCCGTCCCCCTGCTGTCTGTCATCGTCCCGGTGAAGGACGAGGAGGATGCGATCGTCCCCTTCGTCACGCGGATGACGCGGGTGCTCGACGCGCTGCGCGATCCGCAGGGCGCGCCGATCGGCTGGGAGATCGTCTTCATCGACGACGGCAGCACCGACCGGACGATGGCGGCGATCCTGGTCGCGCACGATGCCGACCGCCGCGTCGCGGCGCTGTCGCTGTCGCGCAACTTCGGCAAGGAAGCCGCGCTGTCGGCCGGGCTCGACCATGCCCGCGGCGCGGTGGTGGTGCCGATCGACGTCGACATGCAGGACCCGCCCGAGGTGATCGGCGCGATGATCGACAAGTGGCGCGACGGCTATGAGGTGGTCTACGGCGTCCGGCGCAACCGGCTGACCGACAGCCTGCCCAAGCGGCTGACCGCCGACCTCTATTATCGCGCGCACAACTGGCTCTCGATGGACAAGATCCCCGAGCATGCCGGCGATTTCCGCCTGCTCGACCGCAAGGTCGTCGAGGTGATCAAGCGGATGCCCGAGCGCAACCGCTTCATGAAGGGCCTGTTCGCCTGGTCGGGCTTTCGCCAGACCGCGGTCGAATATGACCGGGCCGAGCGCGCCGTCGGCACCACCAAGTTCAATTACTGGAAGCTGTGGCAGCTCGCGATCGACGGCATCACCTCGGCGTCGACCGCGCCCCTGCGGGTGTGGTCCTATGTCGGCGCGGTGATCGCGGTGGTGGCGCTGGTCTATGCGGTCTATATCGGCGTCCGCACGCTGATCTACGGCGCCGACGTGGCGGGCTATCCGTCGCTGATGGTCGCGACGCTGTTCCTCGGCGGGGTCCAGCTCCTCTCGCTCGGCATCCTCGGCGAATATGTCGGGCGCATCCTGGTCGAGACCAAGAAGCGGCCGATCTACATCGTCCGGCAACGCATAGGCTGTGCTGAGCCCGAGATCGAGGACGCCGACTGATGGACCGCGCCACCTATGACCGCATGGCGGAGATCGACCAGGACCATTGGTGGTTCGTCGCCCGCCGCCGGATCATCGCCAGCCTGATCGAGCGCCACCGGCCGAAGCCGGGGCCGATGCGCATCCTGGAAGTGGGGGCGGGGACCGGCTCCAACCTCGCGCTGCTCCAGCGCTACGGCGCGGTCGACGCGATCGAGCCCGACGACGACGCCCGCGCCTTCGCCGAGCAGCGCAGCGGCCTGAAGATCAAGGGCGGCTACCTGCCCGACGTGCCGCTCGACGACGGCGCCTATGACCTGATCGTGCTGCTCGACGTGCTCGAGCATATCCCCGGCGACGTCGAGGCGCTGGCCTGCCTGAAGGACAAGCTGGCGCCGGGCGGGCGCATCCTCGTCACCGTGCCGGGCGCGCCGTGGATGTGGAGCGCCCACGACGTCGCCCACCACCACCAGCGCCGCTACACCGGGGCGCAGCTCCGCGCCGTGTTCGGCCAGGCGGGGCTGAAGCCGCGCTTCATGAGCCATTTCAACAGCGTGCTCTTCCCCTTGATCGCGGCGGTGCGGCTGCTGGGCAAGATCACCGGCAAGGAAGGCGGCGACGACGCGATGCCGTCGAAGCCGGTCAACGCGGCGCTGACGACGCTGTTCGGGGCCGAGCGCTTCTGGGCGGCGCGGGTGCCGGTGCCGTTCGGCGTCTCGATCGCGATCGTCGCGGAGCCGTAAGGCCCGAACGGGTCAGCGCACCGGCTTGAAGCGGAAGGGCGCGACGTCTTCCTGGATGCTGTAGAGCGCGCCGCGCTCGCCGCCGTTCCAGATCAGCTTGAGCGACGGATCGTTGATCGGCCAGCGATCGCGCGGGGCGTTGATCAGCCACAGATAGTCGAACGCCTCGCGCGGGAAGAGCGCGATCGAGCTTTCGAT is part of the Rhizorhabdus wittichii RW1 genome and harbors:
- a CDS encoding GtrA family protein (PFAM: GtrA family protein), whose amino-acid sequence is MGDAAAATLQLEPPPLLWNGAPMPEAPLLSRERIVLLGQLVRYAVTGVFASLVNIGIYHLLVKLAGFDPNLAWTFGFVGAATTGYVVHGQWSFRGHGGRDRQGVRIARFAIVSLISFALNSLWVWLLVQHMDLPIWSPYPLVLGVTPLLVFWLNRQWVFE
- a CDS encoding glycosyl transferase, family 2 (PFAM: glycosyl transferase, family 2) gives rise to the protein MSETLPVPLLSVPLLSVIVPVKDEEDAIVPFVTRMTRVLDALRDPQGAPIGWEIVFIDDGSTDRTMAAILVAHDADRRVAALSLSRNFGKEAALSAGLDHARGAVVVPIDVDMQDPPEVIGAMIDKWRDGYEVVYGVRRNRLTDSLPKRLTADLYYRAHNWLSMDKIPEHAGDFRLLDRKVVEVIKRMPERNRFMKGLFAWSGFRQTAVEYDRAERAVGTTKFNYWKLWQLAIDGITSASTAPLRVWSYVGAVIAVVALVYAVYIGVRTLIYGADVAGYPSLMVATLFLGGVQLLSLGILGEYVGRILVETKKRPIYIVRQRIGCAEPEIEDAD
- a CDS encoding Methyltransferase type 12 (PFAM: Methyltransferase type 11; Methyltransferase type 12), which produces MDRATYDRMAEIDQDHWWFVARRRIIASLIERHRPKPGPMRILEVGAGTGSNLALLQRYGAVDAIEPDDDARAFAEQRSGLKIKGGYLPDVPLDDGAYDLIVLLDVLEHIPGDVEALACLKDKLAPGGRILVTVPGAPWMWSAHDVAHHHQRRYTGAQLRAVFGQAGLKPRFMSHFNSVLFPLIAAVRLLGKITGKEGGDDAMPSKPVNAALTTLFGAERFWAARVPVPFGVSIAIVAEP